A genomic region of Phragmites australis chromosome 2, lpPhrAust1.1, whole genome shotgun sequence contains the following coding sequences:
- the LOC133908789 gene encoding CBL-interacting protein kinase 19-like yields MEATTRPPPDQSPEAGRPAPSAAAVAKRGGGGNGGGAGGLLMGKYELGRLLGHGTFAKVYNARQAETGESVAIKVLDKEKAVKSGLVPHIKREIAVLRRVRHPNIVHLFEVMATKTKIYFVMELVRGGELFSRVSKGRLREDVARRYFQQLVSAVGFCHARGVFHRDLKPENLLVDEHGDLKVSDFGLSAVADQFRPDGLLHTLCGTPAYVAPEVLARRGYDGAKADVWSCGVILFVLMAGYLPFHDKNIMAMYKKIYKGEFRCARWFSRDLTSLLMRILDTNPNTRITLAEVMESRWFKKDFKPVKFYIEDDQMHSVIDDVEGALDMGPADPVPPPLPPPPPPLPPQKVEGDDSGSESDSSISSCPGTVLSDERQRPRGSLPRPASLNAFDIISFSRGFNLSGLFEEKGDELRFVSAEPMLDIIAKLEDIAKLKSFKLRRKDWRVCLEGTREGVKGPLTIGAEIFELTPPLVMVEVKKKAGDNEEYEDFCNKELKPGMQHLIHHMVRDPSIPTDTE; encoded by the coding sequence ATGGAGGCCACCACGCGGCCGCCGCCGGACCAGTCGCCGGAGGCGGGGCGGCCCGCCCCgtccgccgccgcggtggccaagcgaggaggaggaggaaatggAGGCGGCGCCGGGGGACTGCTGATGGGGAAGTACGAGCTGGGGCGCCTCCTGGGCCACGGCACCTTCGCGAAGGTGTACAACGCGCGTCAAGCGGAGACGGGGGAGAGCGTGGCCATCAAGGTGCTCGACAAGGAGAAGGCCGTGAAGAGCGGCCTCGTCCCGCACATCAAGCGCGAGATCGCCGTGCTCCGCCGCGTGCGCCACCCGAACATCGTGCACCTGTTCGAGGTGATGGCCACCAAGACGAAGATCTACTTCGTCATGGAGCTCGTCCGCGGCGGCGAGCTCTTCTCCCGCGTCTCCAAGGGGCGGCTCAGGGAGGACGTCGCCCGCCGCTACTTCCAGCAGCTCGTCTCCGCCGTCGGCTTCTGCCACGCCCGTGGCGTCTTCCACCGGGACCTCAAGCCCGAGAACCTCCTCGTTGACGAGCACGGGGACCTAAAGGTATCGGACTTTggcctctccgccgtcgccgaccagTTCCGCCCCGACGGCCTGCTCCACACCTTATGTGGCACGCCGGCCTATGTCGCCCCCGAGGTGCTCGCCCGCCGCGGATACGACGGCGCCAAGGCGGACGTGTGGTCGTGCGGCGTCATCCTCTTTGTGCTTATGGCCGGGTATCTCCCTTTCCATGACAAGAACATCATGGCCATGTACAAGAAGATTTACAAGGGGGAGTTCCGGTGCGCGAGGTGGTTCTCCAGGGACCTTACCAGCTTGCTGATGCGCATTCTTGACACCAATCCCAACACTAGGATCACCTTGGCGGAGGTCATGGAGTCCCGGTGGTTTAAGAAAGATTTCAAGCCAGTCAAGTTCTATATTGAGGATGACCAGATGCACAGCGTGATAGATGATGTGGAAGGCGCGCTGGACATGGGGCCTGCTGATCCTGTTCCTCCACCAttgccacctccaccgccacctctacctccacaaAAGGTTGAGGGTGATGATTCGGGGTCAGAATCGGACTCTTCTATCTCATCCTGCCCTGGTACAGTGTTGTCTGATGAGAGACAGAGGCCCCGTGGGTCACTCCCACGCCCAGCAAGCCTTAATGCATTTGATATCATATCATTCTCGAGGGGATTCAACTTATCAGGGTTATTTGAGGAAAAGGGGGACGAGCTGAGGTTCGTCTCGGCTGAGCCCATGTTGGATATCATAGCGAAATTGGAGGACATTGCAAAGTTGAAGAGTTTCAAGTTGCGGAGGAAGGACTGGCGAGTGTGCCTAGAGGGTACAAGGGAAGGAGTTAAGGGGCCACTGACAATTGGCGCGGAGATATTCGAACTCACACCGCCCCTTGTAATGGTGGAGGTAAAAAAGAAGGCTGGGGATAACGAAGAGTATGAGGACTTTTGCAACAAGGAATTGAAGCCAGGGATGCAGCACCTCATCCACCACATGGTCCGGGATCCAAGTATACCTACTGATACCGAGTAG